Proteins encoded together in one Microbacterium oxydans window:
- a CDS encoding endo alpha-1,4 polygalactosaminidase — protein MNRRFRGATLSVVAALLLALGGCAAPAEPPSPTASFELPPAGAVPDYQLGGAYDPAAEVGIVGRDRSADPAPGVYSICYVNGFQTQPGELDLWAEDLLLHHDGAVVFDPDWPDEALLDTSTDDRRERIAALAVPWIEGCADAGFDAVEFDNLDSYTRSDGSLTLEDNLALATLFVDAAHAAGLAAGQKNAAEDAEALRSRAGFDFAVTEECAAYTECGAYTAVYGDHVIDIEYTDELPRPFAEMCADDESPASMVLRDRDLRTPDAAGYAFEICP, from the coding sequence CTGAACCGCCGGTTCCGGGGCGCGACACTGTCGGTCGTCGCCGCGCTGCTGCTCGCACTCGGAGGATGCGCGGCCCCGGCGGAGCCGCCGTCGCCGACCGCGTCGTTCGAGCTCCCGCCCGCCGGTGCCGTTCCCGACTACCAGCTCGGCGGCGCGTACGATCCGGCTGCCGAGGTCGGCATCGTGGGCCGGGACCGGAGTGCGGACCCCGCTCCCGGCGTGTACTCGATCTGCTACGTCAACGGCTTCCAGACACAGCCCGGCGAGCTCGATCTGTGGGCGGAGGATCTCCTCCTGCACCACGACGGCGCAGTGGTCTTCGATCCGGATTGGCCGGACGAGGCACTCCTGGACACGTCGACGGACGACCGCCGGGAGCGGATCGCCGCCCTGGCCGTCCCCTGGATCGAGGGTTGCGCGGACGCCGGTTTCGACGCGGTCGAGTTCGACAACCTCGACTCGTACACGCGCTCGGACGGGTCGCTCACCCTCGAGGACAATCTCGCGCTGGCGACGCTGTTCGTCGACGCGGCGCATGCGGCGGGGCTCGCCGCCGGGCAGAAGAACGCCGCGGAGGACGCGGAGGCGCTGCGATCCCGGGCCGGCTTCGACTTCGCGGTGACCGAGGAGTGCGCGGCCTACACGGAGTGCGGCGCGTACACCGCGGTCTACGGCGACCACGTCATCGACATCGAGTACACCGACGAGCTCCCCCGTCCATTCGCCGAGATGTGCGCCGACGACGAGTCCCCCGCCTCGATGGTGCTCCGCGATCGCGATCTGCGCACGCCCGACGCCGCCGGCTACGCGTTCGAGATCTGCCCCTAG
- a CDS encoding phytanoyl-CoA dioxygenase family protein encodes MFTSNGYTLDESPTRMGRMEPVPDAIRDDKEALWSRLRRDGYLFLPQQLDPALVKEFREYYFTAMADTGIVAPGSDPAVGVGAQGEIDRAKIRSALFDDIVPGERYAALTGHPDVRGWFEWFLGEDVHLHKRKIIRHIRPGESGIGTATQAHYDLVYLREGSERVLSMWIPLGDCPVEQGGLAYLEGSHHWALAEERERGDKRPAASITADLPGLADAHDARWLLADYRAGDVMVHSSYVVHASTDNVDPLDRIRLSTDIRYQRASEPIDWRWQEHWSDDDGL; translated from the coding sequence ATGTTCACCTCCAACGGATACACCCTCGACGAATCACCCACGCGGATGGGCCGGATGGAGCCCGTCCCGGACGCGATCCGCGACGACAAGGAGGCGCTGTGGAGCCGCCTGCGTCGTGACGGGTACCTCTTCCTGCCGCAGCAGCTCGATCCCGCACTGGTGAAGGAGTTCCGCGAGTACTACTTCACGGCGATGGCCGACACCGGCATCGTCGCTCCGGGCTCCGATCCGGCCGTCGGCGTCGGTGCCCAGGGTGAGATCGACCGCGCGAAGATCCGCTCCGCCCTGTTCGACGACATCGTGCCGGGGGAGCGCTACGCGGCGCTGACCGGCCACCCCGACGTGCGCGGCTGGTTCGAGTGGTTCCTCGGCGAGGACGTGCACCTGCACAAGCGGAAGATCATCCGGCACATCCGACCGGGCGAGTCCGGGATCGGCACCGCGACGCAGGCCCACTACGACCTGGTCTACCTCCGCGAGGGGAGCGAGCGCGTGCTCTCGATGTGGATCCCGCTCGGCGACTGCCCGGTCGAGCAGGGCGGGCTCGCCTACCTCGAGGGCAGCCACCACTGGGCGCTCGCGGAGGAGCGCGAGCGCGGTGACAAGCGCCCGGCCGCGTCCATCACGGCCGACCTTCCCGGGCTCGCCGACGCGCACGACGCCCGATGGCTGCTCGCGGACTACCGGGCCGGCGACGTCATGGTCCACTCCTCGTACGTGGTGCACGCCAGCACCGACAACGTCGACCCGCTCGACCGCATCCGACTGTCCACCGACATCCGCTACCAGCGCGCGTCCGAGCCGATCGACTGGCGCTGGCAGGAGCACTGGAGCGACGACGACGGCCTCTGA
- a CDS encoding helix-turn-helix domain-containing protein: MTQPASWSRYASPRDTTQRLLVSCHGAGEQGGPVQPFAGRSLPTHALVYISAGRGTYQEFHPRAVRIAVQAPAVLWLRPGVQHGYGPDADGWTEHWVLFTGPPFAVFEELGLGSRHDPVQALARPVEAVDEHFGALRESLSAVGPRAEIAASVATQRLLLAILDAGEGAPATTSPTVDLLVRGAARPLSVAARAREAGLTVRELAQVVKASTGLTVNELVIEVRIAQAQTLLAETRDDVGRIAARVGYDDPAYFSRLFRRRTGVSPTVFRDQQSRVGVGE, encoded by the coding sequence ATGACTCAGCCCGCGTCGTGGTCCCGCTACGCGTCGCCGCGCGACACGACGCAGCGGCTCCTGGTCTCGTGTCACGGCGCGGGGGAGCAGGGCGGGCCGGTGCAGCCGTTCGCCGGCCGCTCGCTGCCGACGCACGCGCTCGTCTACATCTCGGCGGGGCGGGGGACCTATCAGGAGTTCCACCCGAGAGCGGTCCGGATCGCGGTCCAGGCTCCGGCGGTGCTGTGGCTGCGCCCCGGAGTGCAGCACGGCTACGGCCCCGATGCCGACGGCTGGACCGAGCACTGGGTGCTCTTCACCGGGCCGCCGTTCGCGGTGTTCGAGGAGTTGGGCCTCGGTAGCCGGCACGATCCCGTGCAGGCGCTCGCCCGTCCGGTCGAGGCGGTCGACGAGCACTTCGGGGCTCTGCGGGAGTCGCTGTCCGCGGTCGGCCCGCGGGCGGAGATCGCGGCCTCGGTCGCAACGCAGCGGCTCCTCCTCGCGATCCTCGACGCCGGCGAGGGGGCGCCGGCGACCACCTCGCCCACCGTGGACCTCCTCGTCCGCGGGGCGGCGCGGCCGCTCTCGGTCGCCGCACGGGCGCGCGAGGCCGGGCTCACCGTGCGCGAACTCGCCCAGGTCGTGAAGGCGTCGACGGGACTCACCGTCAACGAGCTCGTGATCGAGGTGCGGATCGCCCAGGCGCAGACGCTGCTCGCCGAGACACGGGATGACGTGGGGCGGATCGCGGCGCGGGTCGGCTACGACGACCCGGCCTACTTCTCCCGCCTGTTCCGTCGCCGCACCGGGGTCTCCCCGACCGTTTTCCGCGACCAGCAGTCCCGCGTGGGCGTGGGCGAATAG